The following coding sequences are from one Daphnia magna isolate NIES unplaced genomic scaffold, ASM2063170v1.1 Dm_contigs021, whole genome shotgun sequence window:
- the LOC123477435 gene encoding uncharacterized protein LOC123477435: MRTVVRWIHASHRRYNVFAANRIAEILDSTTPPQWRHVPGVLNPADRCSRVLCPFELDPNHRWYRGPEFLVLPPEQWPAQIPVTELIDHEDESIGCFLIANPSGPVDDVVARADNLHRLIRVAAWIERFVRNIQILVHRRRVRERSILDGNHEEAATGQSEQLKTGRQQSADELKSARLLLIRVSQRDSFPDDLSSLRKAKSVRPESRLLKLAVYLDDAGIIRVGGRLENAPISAEARHPAVLEPKHPLTRLFIRWAHISVAHGRADRTLAEVRARYWVLKGREATKSVITTCLYCSRMRAKPFQPMMAPLPAERVQPFSPPFTRIRVDYLGPFPISIGRRTENRWIALFTCLSTRAIHLEITPCMDVDSFLMDFTRFLSRRGAPNDVFSDNGTNLTAGERELREAVTRLNDVKIADQLAQKEIRWHFSPSAAPHFGGVWERLVCSCKEALRAFLGQQTVKEETFATVVIEVEGLLNNRPLTDLGADPQEFEPLTPNHFL; encoded by the coding sequence ATGCGAACTGTTGTTCGGTGGATCCACGCCAGCCATCGTCGTTACAACGTGTTCGCCGCAAACAGAATAGCTGAGATCCTGGATTCAACGACCCCTCCGCAATGGAGACATGTTCCTGGTGTACTTAACCCAGCAGACAGATGCAGTCGTGTTCTCTGTCCATTTGAGCTCGATCCAAATCATCGCTGGTACCGTGGACCTGAGTTTCTAGTTTTGCCGCCCGAGCAATGGCCGGCCCAGATTCCAGTGACTGAATTGATCGACCACGAAGACGAGTCTATTGGCTGTTTCCTAATCGCCAATCCTAGCGGGCCAGTAGATGACGTTGTGGCACGAGCTGATAATCTACATCGCCTAATTCGCGTCGCCGCTTGGATTGAAAGATTCGTTCGCAACATCCAGATCCTCGTTCATCGGAGACGTGTCAGAGAAAGGTCTATTCTGGATGGCAATCATGAAGAAGCAGCGACCGGACAAAGTGAGCAGTTGAAAACGGGCCGGCAGCAGAGTGCGGACGAGCTGAAGTCAGCCCGTCTCCTTTTAATTCGTGTTTCGCAGCGCGACTCCTTCCCTGACGATTTAAGCAGTTTGCGGAAGGCGAAGTCCGTTCGCCCTGAGTCTCGGTTGCTGAAACTGGCCGTTTATCTAGATGACGCCGGAATCATTCGTGTTGGTGGCCGCCTCGAAAATGCCCCCATCAGTGCTGAAGCCCGTCATCCTGCCGTTCTGGAACCCAAGCATCCGCTCACCCGATTGTTCATACGCTGGGCGCATATTTCCGTGGCTCATGGACGAGCTGATCGCACTCTTGCGGAAGTTCGTGCTCGCTACTGGGTTTTGAAAGGACGCGAAGCGACAAAGTCGGTCATCACGACTTGCCTGTACTGTTCCCGCATGAGAGCCAAGCCGTTTCAGCCGATGATGGCCCCACTTCCAGCGGAGCGGGTCCAACCGTTCAGCCCTCCATTTACCCGTATTAGAGTGGACTACCTCGGTCCCTTCCCTATTTCAATTGGCCGGCGAACAGAAAATCGTTGGATAGCACTTTTTACCTGCCTCTCCACCCGTGCTATCCACCTCGAAATTACCCCGTGTATGGATGTGGATTCCTTTTTAATGGATTTTACCCGTTTCCTCAGTCGTCGGGGTGCCCCGAACGATGTTTTTAGTGACAACGGTACCAATCTGACAGCAGGAGAGCGTGAGCTGCGTGAGGCGGTTACCCGCCTTAACGACGTGAAAATCGCTGACCAACTTGCTCAGAAAGAAATTCGTTGGCACTTCTCCCCGTCTGCTGCCCCGCATTTCGGAGGTGTTTGGGAGCGTCTGGTTTGCTCGTGCAAGGAGGCCCTGCGCGCTTTCCTTGGTCAGCAGACGGTGAAGGAGGAAACCTTTGCAACGGTCGTCATCGAAGTTGAGGGCCTGCTCAACAATCGACCGTTGACGGACTTAGGTGCGGACCCGCAAGAATTCGAGCCGTTAACCCCGAATCATTTTTTGTAA